In Afipia sp. GAS231, a single window of DNA contains:
- a CDS encoding sterol desaturase family protein → MRQAVKWRVQPGTVTGTEVSIHPALRQISLKPGCRPGFAMGPRRLCIQTNAGNVDNIAHPITFVLDAWRGQVFDPGKQLVFAALLVLLGAYMGWRSSWPRRAADAAESVTATLAIININLVLTPVVWLLSEHFKALYALLGIPSVPGSVWEGLPLWLLSLIAILAQDFANYWNHRAMHLKWLWPVHAIHHSDPVVNGLTAYRIHILEALVMWGSYIIMLTWLGMPADAIGVGALLLTFHNVYVHINVDWGHGPLRLLVASPRFHRWHHADVPEAHGKNLANVFPFFDWMFGTYRVPGPCDTPVGAAGIPRNDVVKLTLWPLLEWARLASLWVEAMRVRIVGWLARGAGLGKAMPFDIKADQNCVNYGNAAVNRADPTGG, encoded by the coding sequence ATGCGCCAGGCAGTTAAATGGAGGGTGCAGCCCGGGACTGTCACCGGAACCGAGGTTTCGATTCACCCTGCCTTAAGGCAAATCTCGCTAAAACCGGGCTGCCGGCCTGGCTTCGCAATGGGTCCGCGCCGGCTTTGCATCCAGACCAATGCGGGTAACGTGGACAACATCGCCCATCCCATCACTTTCGTGCTCGATGCCTGGCGGGGCCAGGTTTTCGATCCCGGCAAGCAGTTGGTCTTCGCCGCCCTGCTCGTGTTGCTGGGCGCTTACATGGGTTGGCGGTCTTCCTGGCCGCGCCGCGCGGCCGATGCGGCCGAAAGCGTGACGGCGACGCTGGCCATCATCAACATCAACCTCGTGCTGACGCCCGTCGTGTGGCTTTTGTCGGAGCACTTCAAGGCGCTTTATGCGTTGCTTGGAATACCGAGTGTGCCGGGCTCCGTCTGGGAGGGATTGCCGCTCTGGCTGCTCAGCCTCATCGCCATCCTGGCTCAGGATTTCGCCAACTATTGGAACCATCGCGCCATGCATTTGAAATGGCTGTGGCCGGTGCACGCAATTCATCATTCCGATCCTGTCGTCAACGGCTTGACGGCATATCGCATCCACATCCTGGAGGCGCTGGTGATGTGGGGCTCCTATATCATCATGCTGACGTGGCTCGGCATGCCCGCCGACGCAATAGGTGTCGGTGCGCTATTGCTGACGTTCCACAACGTCTACGTCCATATCAATGTCGACTGGGGCCACGGCCCGCTGCGCTTGTTGGTCGCCTCGCCGCGCTTTCACCGCTGGCACCATGCCGATGTGCCGGAGGCCCACGGCAAGAACCTCGCCAACGTCTTTCCGTTCTTCGACTGGATGTTTGGCACCTATCGCGTCCCAGGACCATGCGACACGCCCGTCGGCGCCGCCGGCATACCGCGCAACGACGTTGTGAAGCTGACATTGTGGCCGCTGCTGGAATGGGCACGGCTGGCGAGCCTGTGGGTCGAGGCAATGCGAGTCCGGATCGTCGGTTGGCTGGCGCGCGGCGCCGGCCTGGGCAAGGCCATGCCTTTCGACATCAAGGCAGACCAGAATTGCGTAAATTATGGTAACGCTGCAGTTAACCGCGCCGATCCAACAGGCGGTTGA
- a CDS encoding adenylate/guanylate cyclase domain-containing protein, which translates to MPNFLRVGVHQSNVSGYTSKAWCIRRVGSAVFLKWGAVEVHGVGAGRKVYWTLPPRDKTIRCRTVQRASDYAKAAIARRRNHRYEPLTGSIATRRRTAANDPELKQALATILFVDIVRSTEKAARLGDVRWTQVMNHYYAAVRKELKSSRGKEVVTTGDGLLATFKAPAAGISCAAAIHEAVRTLGLEIRVGLHAGEYKVSGGEVVGLAFHIGARVAAKARAGEVLVSSAVRDLMPQSQVRFQDRGLHQLKGVPARWRLYRVER; encoded by the coding sequence ATGCCCAATTTCCTTCGCGTCGGCGTCCATCAGTCGAACGTTTCCGGATACACGTCAAAGGCATGGTGCATTCGACGGGTTGGTTCGGCGGTCTTCCTGAAGTGGGGCGCCGTGGAGGTCCATGGCGTCGGAGCTGGACGCAAGGTCTACTGGACGCTTCCGCCGCGGGACAAGACCATTCGTTGCCGCACGGTGCAGCGTGCCAGCGATTACGCGAAAGCCGCGATCGCGCGGCGGCGCAACCACCGCTACGAACCGCTGACTGGAAGCATCGCGACCCGGCGCCGAACCGCCGCCAACGACCCCGAGCTCAAACAGGCGCTCGCGACGATCCTCTTCGTCGACATCGTTCGGTCTACCGAAAAGGCAGCACGGCTCGGCGATGTCCGCTGGACCCAGGTGATGAATCACTATTACGCCGCCGTCCGTAAAGAGCTGAAGAGTTCGCGCGGCAAGGAAGTGGTGACGACGGGGGACGGATTGCTGGCGACGTTCAAGGCGCCGGCGGCCGGTATCAGTTGCGCGGCCGCGATCCACGAGGCCGTGCGCACGCTCGGGCTGGAGATCAGGGTGGGCCTGCACGCCGGCGAATACAAGGTGAGCGGCGGCGAGGTGGTCGGTCTCGCGTTTCACATCGGTGCGCGCGTCGCCGCGAAAGCGCGCGCCGGCGAGGTGCTGGTCTCGAGCGCGGTCAGGGATCTGATGCCGCAATCCCAGGTCCGCTTCCAGGATCGCGGCCTTCACCAGCTCAAGGGCGTGCCGGCACGGTGGCGCCTGTACCGGGTCGAACGCTAG
- a CDS encoding DMT family transporter: MSALQIVCAVAVPLLWGYQFVAIKVGVTEFPPLFFLALRFVAIALLLVPFVKRPTRRQIGPIAAISFFLGGLNFGLFYVGLGLGSGSMSAVALQLATPFTVLLAWPLLAERPSLTTSAGVVLGFAGVVVLAAGPGLSANALPLLLVVGAAFAFAVSNILTKRYGPFDPLMLMGWSSLLTVPQVMLMSLLIEHGQLASLVTADERGWLALAYTIFIGGIAGFGLWFWLIARCSMGRVAPFGLLLPVFALISSVLFLGDRMTPKLIVGGLLAISGVAVTQVRASARAI, translated from the coding sequence ATGTCTGCCCTCCAGATCGTCTGTGCGGTGGCCGTCCCCTTGCTCTGGGGTTATCAGTTCGTGGCCATCAAAGTGGGCGTTACGGAGTTTCCGCCTCTCTTCTTCCTCGCACTGCGCTTCGTGGCCATCGCGCTGCTGCTTGTTCCGTTCGTCAAAAGACCCACACGTCGACAGATCGGCCCTATCGCAGCTATTTCGTTTTTCCTTGGTGGACTGAACTTCGGGCTGTTCTATGTTGGCCTTGGGCTCGGCTCGGGAAGCATGTCGGCCGTCGCATTACAACTCGCCACGCCCTTCACCGTCCTGTTGGCCTGGCCGTTGCTCGCGGAGAGGCCGTCTTTAACTACGTCCGCCGGAGTGGTGCTTGGATTCGCCGGCGTGGTCGTGTTGGCAGCGGGGCCTGGCCTGTCGGCCAACGCGCTTCCGCTGCTGCTTGTGGTCGGGGCAGCCTTCGCATTCGCGGTGTCCAACATCCTTACCAAGCGCTACGGCCCTTTTGATCCCCTGATGTTGATGGGGTGGTCGTCGCTACTCACGGTGCCGCAGGTCATGTTGATGTCGTTACTCATTGAACATGGACAACTGGCAAGCCTTGTCACGGCGGATGAACGTGGCTGGCTGGCGCTCGCCTACACCATTTTCATCGGCGGAATTGCCGGCTTCGGGCTTTGGTTCTGGCTGATCGCCCGATGCTCCATGGGCCGCGTCGCACCCTTCGGTCTGCTGCTTCCGGTGTTCGCCTTGATTTCGAGCGTGCTGTTCCTTGGCGACCGAATGACCCCGAAGCTGATTGTCGGCGGGCTGCTCGCGATCTCCGGCGTCGCCGTGACACAGGTAAGAGCGAGCGCTCGAGCGATTTGA
- a CDS encoding TetR/AcrR family transcriptional regulator: MRHQTPVQLPRGRPRSFDTEAAVERAMGVFWSRGYHATALPDLLRATKLSRGSLYAAFGDKHSLFLRALDRYVADALTRMDIELDPRGEPVDRLRAYLAGYVDRASGANGRRGCLLLATAMELAGHDAEVDRRIGSYFKAVEARVADALSRVKAAGKLADGVEPSSAARILVCFFWGLRVVGKTAPTRITSQATVDALIARFIK, from the coding sequence ATGCGCCACCAAACCCCTGTGCAGTTGCCCCGTGGCCGTCCCCGAAGTTTCGACACCGAAGCCGCTGTCGAACGCGCGATGGGGGTGTTCTGGTCGCGCGGCTATCATGCCACGGCGCTACCGGACCTGCTTCGTGCGACCAAGCTCTCGCGTGGCAGCCTCTACGCCGCTTTCGGTGACAAGCACTCGCTGTTCCTGCGGGCGCTCGATCGCTACGTTGCCGATGCCCTGACACGGATGGATATCGAACTCGACCCCCGCGGAGAGCCGGTCGACCGCCTGCGGGCCTACCTTGCCGGCTACGTTGACCGGGCGAGCGGTGCCAATGGCAGGCGCGGATGCCTGCTGCTGGCCACAGCCATGGAACTGGCTGGCCATGACGCTGAGGTTGATCGTCGCATCGGGAGCTACTTCAAAGCCGTGGAGGCCCGGGTGGCTGATGCACTTTCCCGTGTGAAGGCGGCGGGCAAGTTGGCCGATGGCGTTGAGCCTTCAAGTGCGGCCCGAATTCTCGTCTGTTTCTTCTGGGGGCTGCGCGTGGTCGGTAAAACGGCACCGACACGGATCACGTCGCAAGCCACCGTTGACGCTCTTATCGCCCGCTTCATCAAGTAG
- a CDS encoding tetratricopeptide repeat protein, with protein MGRRRSGHGGLARQRLSAVADAQVVGCHHPNIATKKHPTKAHPDLADVLDNLAGVYTDQGRTADAEPLHKRSAAIRAKAAAKPI; from the coding sequence ATGGGCCGTCGCCGCAGCGGCCATGGCGGCCTGGCCAGGCAACGGCTAAGTGCCGTAGCGGATGCTCAGGTGGTTGGATGCCACCATCCAAATATCGCAACAAAGAAACATCCGACCAAGGCACATCCTGATCTCGCCGATGTGCTGGATAATTTGGCCGGGGTCTACACGGATCAGGGCCGCACCGCCGATGCCGAGCCGCTTCACAAGCGGTCGGCGGCCATTCGCGCGAAGGCAGCAGCGAAACCGATCTGA